The Acidaminococcus fermentans DSM 20731 sequence GAAGCGATGATCTGGGTCATGACGGTACAAGCCACCTGGAAGCTCTTGGGGCTTTCGATCAGCTTGCCGTGCATCACCGTGCCGTTGTCCAGCATATCCCCCAGGTTCACCAGGCAGCAGTTGAACATGGGCTGAATGAAGTAATCCGCATCGTGGAAATGGATGACACCCTGATCATGGGCCCGGGAAATCTTTTCCGGCAGCACCACCCGGCGGGTCAGGTCACGGGACACTTCCCCGGCAATCAGGTCACGCTGGGTGGACACCATGACGGCGTTCTTGTTGGAGTTTTCCTCCATGACATCCTTGTTCTTGTTGCTGATCAGGCTCAGGATGGATTCATCGGTGGTGTTGGCCTTCCGGACCAGGGCCCGGTTGTAGCGGTAGATGATGTAGGCCTTGGCCAGTTCATAATGCCCCCGGATCATGATCTGTTTTTCCACCATGTCCTGGATGTCTTCCACCAGCAGTCTCTTTTTGTTCTTGTGTTCCACAAAGGAAGCAATCTCTTCGATGTCTTCCTGTCTCAGCCGTTCCTTTCCTTCCACTGCCTTGTTGGCTTTGGATATGGCAGTGACGATTTTATTCCGGTCAAAAGAAACCGTGGATCCGTCCCGTTTGATAACCTTCATGCCCGCTCCCCCTTGTATATCTTTCTAATAATTTTACGTTTTTAATAATTACTTTCCTTATTGTACATCAAAAACAGCTGCAGTACAAATGGTCTTAGCCTTTCCGCACTCACCGCTGGTAGTAATCATACACCATATTTTGTTTTTCGGCAACCTATATCTTGTGGCGTTTTTCTATTTATCCCGTAAGAGAACACAATAGATAGTATGTTTCATAGAGAAACACGCCTGTTACGGTTTTTCCCCGGAAAATGTTTTTTCTCTTCCGGGACAGTTTCTGCCCCACAGAAAAACAGAGGGCGGAATGGGCTTCTCCGTCCTCTGTTACAGATTTTTGGGTTTACAGTCAGTGGAGGTAACACTCCCCTGTCACTTTTCTTCCGCAGCCAGACGTTCCTGGAATTCCTGCCGGATGGCAGCCAGTTCTTCCGGATTTTCAACCAGCTCCAGCACCGTATCCGCCAGGATCTTGGCCCCGAAGACCACCGCCCGGTGAGCCGCCTCACTTTTGCCGGCGGCGATGAATTCCGGGGAATGGGAACTGGTCCCGTCAGGGACAAAGGCCACCCGGATGCAGGAGCCGGGCACCCGGTGCATCACATTGGCAAAATCCGTGGAACCGGTGCGCTGCCGGGGAGGCTGACAGTTGGGGGCCTGGAGCCTGCGGGCATGCTTCATCAGCAGATCATTGAGCCGGAGATTGGGGATCTTGTTGTCCAGCACCTTGTCCAGCCGGATTTCCGCTTCCGTTTCCGTCATCATGGCTGCCCCCTGGAAGATCTTTTCCAGCCGGACCATCAGTTCCTTCACCGCTTTCACCGTATTGGCCCGGACCATCACCTGGGCCCGGGTCAGGCTGGGCACCACATTGGCCGCCGTGCCCCCGGCATCGGTGATGTTGTAATGGAGCCGCACATCATCGGTCACATGTTCCCGGAGACATTCCATCCCGTGGAAGGCCAGGCACATGGCATCCAGACTGCTCCGGCCGGCTTCCGGTTTCAGGGCCGCATGGGCCGCTTTTCCGTGATAGGTCAGCTGCCAGGCTGCATTGGCCAGGCATTTGATGTCCGTCTGGGTGGCCGGTCCCCCATGCATCATCAGGGCCACATCCAGCTCCTCAAAGGTGCAGCCGTTCCGGATCATGATGTATTTGCCGCTGATGTTCTCTTCCCCGGGAGTCCCGTACACCGTCAGGGTGAAGGGACGGTCTCCCGCCGCCTGCTGGACGGCTAGAGCAGCTCCCAGGATGGCCGGTCCCTGCATCTGGTGGCCGCAGCCATGGCCCATCCCCGGCAGGGCATCGTATTCGCACAGAAGCCCCAGGTTGGGTCCTCCTTCCCCGTTTTTCCACACGGCCCTGAAAGCGGTTTCCAGTCCTCCCACACCCCGGGTAACGGCAAACCCATGGGCTTCCAGCCAGTCCGTCAAAAGACCGCTGGCAAAGACTTCATGAGGTCCGATTTCCGGGTGGTCAAAAATCCGGTCCGCCATTTCCGTCAGTTCTTTTGCATATCCGTCCACACAGCTGTTGGCACGGGCAATCATTTCTTCCAGCATTTCATTCTCCTTCTGCACTATCCTTCACCGGTCTTTACGCTTCGCTCTATATTCTGCACTCTTCCCTCTGCACTCATCCCATCACACGGGTCCCAAATGGATCAGCTGGGCCACAGAAGCTAGGACGCATCCCATCAGCAGCCAAATCAGGAACAGTTTCCACATGAACCGCATCCACCGGTCATAGGGAATGTTGGTCACCCCCAGTGTCCCCATAAGGGCTGTGGACGTGGGCAGTATATAATTGCAGAAGCCATCACCAAAATTAAAGGCCAGTACGGCTGTCTGCCGGGTCACGCCCAAAACATCGGACAGAGGGATCATAATGGGCATCACAGCCACCGCCTGGCCGCTGCCGCTGGTCAGGAACACATTGATCAGCGTATTGGCCAACACCATACCGGGTGCGATGATTCCCGCCGGCAGTCCGTCCAGCAGGACAGCCATAGCATGGACGATGGTATAGGTGATTTTCCCGTCGTTCATGATGGTGCTGATG is a genomic window containing:
- a CDS encoding M20 family metallopeptidase; the protein is MLEEMIARANSCVDGYAKELTEMADRIFDHPEIGPHEVFASGLLTDWLEAHGFAVTRGVGGLETAFRAVWKNGEGGPNLGLLCEYDALPGMGHGCGHQMQGPAILGAALAVQQAAGDRPFTLTVYGTPGEENISGKYIMIRNGCTFEELDVALMMHGGPATQTDIKCLANAAWQLTYHGKAAHAALKPEAGRSSLDAMCLAFHGMECLREHVTDDVRLHYNITDAGGTAANVVPSLTRAQVMVRANTVKAVKELMVRLEKIFQGAAMMTETEAEIRLDKVLDNKIPNLRLNDLLMKHARRLQAPNCQPPRQRTGSTDFANVMHRVPGSCIRVAFVPDGTSSHSPEFIAAGKSEAAHRAVVFGAKILADTVLELVENPEELAAIRQEFQERLAAEEK